The Desulfatibacillum aliphaticivorans DSM 15576 genome has a segment encoding these proteins:
- a CDS encoding iron-sulfur cluster assembly scaffold protein, with translation MTEEPQSIFDKYSDKFLELASDYNHAGIPDRYDARGGQTGQCGDTVHFFISVMHKRIVEVRFALEGCMHTLACANAIVEMIAEKPVEEAWDVTDDAVAEYLGGLPEDHYHCAELAVGALYKTLADLKTKIGIG, from the coding sequence ATGACAGAAGAACCCCAATCCATTTTCGACAAATATTCGGACAAGTTCCTGGAACTGGCATCCGACTACAACCACGCAGGCATCCCGGACCGCTACGACGCCAGAGGCGGCCAGACCGGGCAATGCGGGGACACCGTCCATTTTTTCATATCCGTCATGCACAAGCGCATTGTGGAAGTGCGCTTCGCCCTGGAAGGCTGCATGCACACCCTGGCCTGCGCCAACGCCATTGTGGAGATGATCGCGGAAAAGCCCGTTGAGGAAGCCTGGGACGTCACCGACGACGCCGTGGCCGAATACCTGGGCGGCCTCCCGGAGGATCATTACCATTGCGCGGAGCTTGCCGTAGGCGCCCTGTACAAGACCCTGGCGGACCTGAAGACGAAAATCGGCATCGGATAA
- a CDS encoding DEAD/DEAH box helicase, with protein sequence MAYKKKQVYPRRGRPYKGRGREPVRQTLKPEADGRLNKVFSKIGVPKKGEFKPDPFQVEAVETVKEFDCLVTAPTGSGKTWIAVEAISHVLKQGGRSWYASPLKALSNSKFIEFSDIFGPENVGILTGDRKENTDAPIIVGTTEILRNQLYDCMHMGHDLSSDFVVLDEAHYLGDEQRGVVWEETIIYLPVRVPLLLLSATIGNADQIAAWLTSIRDRECKVVSETKRPVPLFSLFLHPSGRLMPFLATPKSKSMDKKVRDSMSGRRPPKMPLEKGLPPMGEILKVLSKYDLLPAIFFLKSRKDCDIALTLCDKVLKDNPARRREVRSRMLELVHEHPYLAGHRQRRFIEQAAVGSHHSGQLPAWKLLIESLMTEGLLDAVFATSTVAAGVNFPARSVVFFNSDRFNGKEFDPLTPTQYHQMTGRAGRRGMDAIGFSIAAPGKFMDLDHVARVNNAPTDPVDSRIRMDFSMVLNLLLSHTPEDVRRLLHRSFASFQAADRFGDPAMAVEVGEELWEDFMAHMYFLIKEGYVSEEHELTQDGLWASGLRVDQPLVIAHCFRSGLFEGMEPALLAAMIAVFVQDKDLDVYLDDRALPKKLLNKFTQLVRTVSPLFAGLIEAGFETRPVQLWPAAAIHAWAAGNTWEFTKSVAGMSDGDLAMLILRTAENLRQVKNLREVFPQAAEAAAQAIEAIKRPPVVEE encoded by the coding sequence ATGGCGTATAAAAAAAAGCAAGTTTATCCAAGGCGCGGCAGGCCGTACAAGGGCCGGGGCCGAGAACCGGTCAGGCAAACGCTGAAACCCGAAGCGGACGGAAGGCTGAATAAGGTTTTCTCCAAAATCGGCGTACCCAAAAAAGGCGAGTTCAAGCCCGACCCCTTTCAGGTGGAAGCCGTGGAAACCGTCAAGGAATTCGACTGCCTTGTGACCGCTCCCACGGGCTCGGGCAAGACCTGGATCGCCGTGGAAGCCATATCCCACGTCCTCAAACAGGGGGGCCGGTCCTGGTACGCCTCCCCTCTCAAGGCCCTTTCCAATTCGAAATTCATCGAGTTCAGCGACATATTCGGACCGGAAAACGTGGGCATTCTCACGGGAGACCGCAAGGAAAACACGGACGCCCCCATTATTGTGGGCACCACGGAAATCCTCCGCAACCAGCTTTACGACTGCATGCACATGGGCCATGACCTGTCTTCGGACTTTGTGGTTTTGGACGAAGCCCATTATCTGGGCGACGAGCAGCGGGGCGTGGTGTGGGAGGAGACTATCATCTACCTGCCCGTGCGCGTGCCCTTGCTGCTTTTATCCGCCACCATCGGCAACGCGGACCAGATCGCCGCCTGGCTCACCAGCATCCGGGACCGGGAGTGCAAGGTGGTGTCCGAAACCAAACGCCCCGTGCCGCTATTCTCCCTGTTTTTGCATCCCTCGGGCAGGCTCATGCCCTTTCTGGCGACCCCCAAAAGCAAATCCATGGACAAAAAGGTCAGGGACTCCATGAGCGGCAGGCGGCCCCCCAAAATGCCCCTGGAAAAAGGGCTTCCGCCCATGGGAGAAATCCTGAAGGTGCTGAGCAAATACGATCTTTTGCCCGCTATCTTTTTTTTGAAATCCCGCAAGGATTGCGACATCGCCCTGACCTTGTGCGACAAGGTGTTGAAGGACAACCCGGCCCGGCGGCGGGAAGTGCGCAGCCGCATGCTGGAACTGGTGCACGAGCACCCGTATCTGGCCGGCCACAGGCAGCGCCGGTTTATCGAGCAGGCGGCCGTGGGGTCTCATCACAGCGGCCAGCTTCCTGCCTGGAAGCTGCTCATAGAGTCCCTCATGACCGAAGGGCTGCTGGACGCTGTCTTCGCCACCAGCACTGTGGCCGCCGGGGTGAACTTTCCGGCCCGGTCCGTGGTGTTTTTCAATTCGGACCGATTCAACGGCAAGGAGTTCGATCCCCTCACGCCCACCCAATACCATCAGATGACCGGACGCGCCGGACGCCGGGGCATGGACGCCATCGGGTTTTCCATTGCGGCGCCCGGGAAGTTCATGGACCTGGATCACGTGGCCAGGGTGAACAACGCGCCCACGGACCCGGTGGACAGCCGCATCCGCATGGATTTTTCCATGGTTTTGAACCTGCTTCTTTCCCACACGCCCGAGGACGTGCGCCGGCTTTTGCATCGCTCCTTCGCCAGTTTTCAGGCCGCGGACCGGTTCGGCGATCCCGCAATGGCCGTGGAGGTGGGCGAGGAATTGTGGGAGGATTTTATGGCTCACATGTACTTTCTGATTAAGGAAGGCTACGTGAGCGAGGAGCATGAACTCACCCAGGACGGATTGTGGGCCTCGGGCCTGCGGGTGGACCAGCCCCTGGTCATCGCCCATTGCTTTCGTTCAGGATTGTTCGAGGGCATGGAGCCCGCCCTGCTGGCCGCCATGATCGCGGTATTCGTCCAGGACAAGGACCTGGACGTATACCTGGACGACCGCGCCCTACCCAAGAAGCTGCTGAACAAGTTCACCCAGCTTGTCAGGACGGTCAGCCCCTTGTTTGCGGGATTGATCGAGGCGGGATTTGAAACCCGGCCAGTACAGTTATGGCCTGCGGCCGCGATTCACGCCTGGGCCGCGGGCAATACCTGGGAGTTCACCAAAAGCGTGGCCGGCATGAGCGATGGGGATCTGGCCATGCTGATTTTACGCACGGCGGAAAACCTGCGTCAGGTCAAAAACCTGCGCGAGGTCTTTCCCCAGGCCGCAGAGGCCGCCGCCCAGGCCATAGAAGCCATCAAGCGCCCGCCGGTTGTGGAGGAATAA
- a CDS encoding O-acetyl-ADP-ribose deacetylase, producing MEATILDRISAVTGDITKLNVDAIVNAANRSLLGGGGVDGAIHRAAGPQLLEECRTLNGCETGEAKITKGYNLPAKHVIHTVGPVYSRESNPAELLANCYKSSLALARDNHLRSIAFPAISCGVYGYPLEEACKVAVDTVCEFLKDSLLPEKAVFVLFGERDLQVYENYLAALRE from the coding sequence ATGGAAGCAACGATTTTGGACAGGATAAGCGCCGTAACCGGAGACATCACCAAACTGAACGTGGACGCCATCGTGAACGCAGCCAACCGCAGCCTTTTGGGCGGCGGCGGCGTGGACGGCGCCATTCACCGGGCGGCCGGCCCCCAATTGCTGGAGGAATGCCGCACCTTAAACGGGTGTGAAACCGGGGAGGCCAAAATCACCAAAGGCTACAACCTCCCGGCCAAGCACGTGATTCACACCGTGGGTCCGGTGTATTCCCGGGAAAGCAATCCGGCCGAACTCCTGGCCAATTGCTATAAAAGCAGCCTGGCCCTGGCCCGGGACAACCATTTGCGGTCCATCGCCTTTCCGGCCATAAGCTGCGGGGTCTACGGCTACCCCCTGGAAGAGGCCTGCAAGGTCGCCGTGGATACGGTCTGCGAATTTCTGAAAGATTCTTTGCTGCCGGAAAAAGCGGTTTTCGTTCTGTTCGGGGAACGGGATTTGCAGGTGTATGAAAACTATCTGGCCGCTCTGAGGGAATGA
- a CDS encoding hydrogenase maturation protease, giving the protein MQYADILSAKTLVLGCGNPLFGDDGFGPAVIEALENASSLPEGCVVLDAGTSVREILFDICVSPEAPDRVIVVDAHHEPGCEPGRIREIGVEGLAHEKLSDFSMHQFPTMNLLAEFADKTGKEVRVFVAQTCGIPDRMAPGMSPAVEAAVGRMVRFLLKLIHDPKTQSKEMEEE; this is encoded by the coding sequence ATGCAATACGCAGACATTCTCTCCGCAAAAACCCTGGTCCTGGGTTGCGGCAACCCCCTGTTCGGAGATGACGGGTTCGGACCTGCCGTCATAGAAGCCCTGGAAAACGCCTCCTCCCTGCCGGAAGGATGCGTGGTCCTGGACGCCGGCACTTCGGTCCGGGAAATCCTTTTTGACATCTGCGTCTCCCCAGAGGCTCCGGACCGGGTGATTGTGGTGGACGCCCATCACGAGCCCGGATGCGAACCGGGCCGCATCCGGGAGATCGGCGTGGAAGGCCTGGCCCACGAGAAACTCAGCGATTTTTCCATGCACCAGTTTCCCACCATGAATCTTTTGGCCGAGTTCGCCGACAAAACCGGAAAGGAGGTTCGGGTGTTCGTAGCGCAGACCTGCGGCATACCGGATCGCATGGCGCCGGGCATGAGTCCGGCCGTGGAGGCGGCGGTGGGCCGCATGGTACGTTTTTTGCTTAAGTTAATTCACGATCCCAAAACCCAATCAAAGGAGATGGAAGAGGAATGA
- a CDS encoding Ni/Fe hydrogenase subunit alpha gives MSRNITVQPITRIEGHASIGIELDDNGNVSDARVNFMSLRGFEKFVEGKPAEELPRIVSRICGICPWMHHLASTKAVEGCFGATPTPTGSRLRELMQTLAHAEDKLLHFFFLAAPDFVMGPDADYSVRNVIGIVKSNPELATQAVRMRQKAKMILDRFSKKTIHPVAGVPGGFCKPLTEEDRVDMLAQTREIMDFALFTMDLAKNEIFPQYLDVIKELGTITTGFLGTVDKEGALNLYDGRLRLMQPSGEFEEFDAADYTDYLAEKVVPFSYGKFPYARRWNEGFSLDPDNPKGIYRANTLARINVADKMATPRAQAELEEFRAAFGRPAQATLLYHYARLIEEVYACERAVEILEDKEITNPDVRAHVEPGAGRGVGCVEAPRGTLIHDYSTDENGLITSANLIVGTTHNLGPINLSVHRAAKDLIKDGVVTEGILNRIEMAVRAYDP, from the coding sequence ATGTCCCGGAACATTACTGTACAGCCCATCACCCGTATTGAAGGGCATGCATCCATCGGCATAGAACTGGATGACAACGGGAACGTGAGCGACGCCCGGGTGAACTTCATGTCACTCCGGGGGTTTGAAAAATTCGTGGAAGGCAAGCCCGCCGAGGAGCTGCCGCGGATAGTAAGCCGCATCTGCGGGATATGCCCCTGGATGCACCACCTGGCTTCCACAAAGGCCGTGGAAGGGTGCTTCGGCGCCACGCCCACGCCCACGGGTTCCCGCCTTCGCGAACTCATGCAGACCCTGGCCCATGCAGAAGACAAACTGCTTCATTTCTTTTTTCTGGCGGCGCCGGATTTTGTCATGGGCCCGGACGCAGATTATTCGGTCCGGAACGTCATCGGCATCGTAAAATCCAACCCGGAGCTGGCAACCCAGGCCGTGCGCATGCGTCAGAAAGCCAAGATGATCCTGGACCGGTTCTCCAAAAAAACCATCCACCCGGTTGCCGGGGTTCCCGGCGGCTTTTGCAAGCCATTGACCGAAGAGGACCGGGTGGACATGCTGGCCCAGACCAGGGAGATCATGGATTTCGCCCTGTTCACCATGGACCTGGCCAAAAACGAAATTTTTCCCCAATACCTGGACGTCATCAAAGAGCTGGGAACCATCACCACCGGCTTTTTGGGCACGGTGGACAAGGAAGGCGCGCTCAATCTCTATGACGGGCGCCTGCGTCTTATGCAGCCCAGCGGGGAGTTCGAAGAATTCGACGCGGCCGACTACACGGACTATCTGGCGGAAAAAGTGGTCCCGTTCTCCTACGGCAAATTCCCCTACGCCCGCCGGTGGAACGAAGGATTCTCCCTGGACCCGGACAATCCCAAGGGCATATACCGGGCCAACACCCTGGCCCGCATTAACGTGGCGGACAAAATGGCCACGCCCAGGGCTCAGGCGGAATTGGAGGAGTTCCGGGCCGCATTCGGACGGCCGGCCCAGGCCACCCTGCTGTACCACTACGCCCGCCTGATTGAAGAAGTGTACGCCTGCGAACGCGCCGTGGAAATCCTTGAGGACAAGGAGATAACAAACCCCGACGTACGCGCCCATGTGGAGCCGGGGGCGGGACGCGGCGTGGGCTGCGTGGAAGCTCCCCGCGGGACGTTGATCCATGATTACTCCACAGACGAAAACGGTCTGATAACCAGCGCCAACCTCATTGTGGGCACCACCCACAACCTGGGGCCCATCAACCTGTCCGTCCATCGGGCGGCCAAAGACCTCATTAAGGACGGCGTTGTCACGGAAGGGATTTTAAACCGGATAGAAATGGCGGTGCGAGCGTACGATCCATGA
- a CDS encoding Coenzyme F420 hydrogenase/dehydrogenase, beta subunit C-terminal domain, producing MKTFFDLIQEVQKPGLCHRCGGCVTFCNALNYGALDLDSDGKPYYSNIEKCIECGLCHAICPEIDELDEETKRRSAWSEPMGRVIETTVARASSEQTRERATDGGVITALLMHLFDRGRIDAAIVARQVGPFARRPFLASSKEDILDAAGFYFDTSHGPKSLSDHYKTYSSIQAFDPLIKKGFERVALVGTPCQIQSVRRMQTMGLIPSNSIRLCLGLFCSGNFVFTEKEQKFLADLGGFDWNDVKRINIKEKFQIHLTSGEVRQLDVDALDPIRRYACRYCPDYSAEFADISFGGVGAEEGWTTVISRTPNGRAALADAMEAGAIASFNRDEKPGYASDALETVHQKSVKKRKKAIEERKKLGGVNVKVAM from the coding sequence ATGAAAACCTTTTTTGATCTCATCCAGGAAGTCCAGAAGCCTGGTTTATGCCACCGTTGCGGGGGTTGCGTGACTTTTTGCAACGCCTTGAACTACGGGGCGCTGGACCTGGATTCCGACGGCAAGCCCTATTACAGCAATATTGAAAAATGCATCGAATGCGGGCTGTGCCACGCCATTTGCCCGGAAATCGATGAGCTGGACGAAGAAACCAAAAGAAGATCCGCATGGAGCGAGCCCATGGGCCGCGTCATAGAAACGACCGTGGCCCGGGCCAGTTCCGAACAAACTCGAGAAAGAGCAACGGACGGCGGCGTGATCACCGCGTTGCTCATGCACCTGTTCGACCGCGGCCGCATTGACGCGGCCATCGTGGCCAGGCAGGTGGGCCCCTTTGCACGGCGTCCATTCCTGGCGTCGAGCAAAGAAGATATTTTGGACGCTGCGGGTTTTTATTTTGACACCTCCCATGGGCCCAAAAGCCTTTCCGATCATTATAAGACCTATTCCAGCATTCAAGCCTTTGATCCCCTCATAAAAAAGGGATTTGAGCGGGTGGCCCTGGTGGGCACTCCGTGCCAGATTCAGTCCGTAAGGCGCATGCAGACCATGGGGCTGATCCCTTCGAACAGCATCCGGCTTTGCCTGGGGTTGTTTTGTTCGGGAAACTTTGTGTTTACGGAAAAGGAACAGAAGTTTTTGGCTGACCTGGGGGGATTTGACTGGAACGATGTAAAGCGGATCAACATCAAGGAAAAATTCCAAATCCATCTCACCTCCGGGGAAGTCAGACAATTGGATGTGGACGCCCTGGACCCCATTCGCCGCTACGCCTGCCGATACTGCCCGGATTATTCCGCCGAATTTGCAGACATCTCCTTTGGCGGTGTGGGCGCGGAGGAAGGCTGGACCACGGTCATAAGCCGCACGCCCAACGGGCGCGCCGCCCTGGCCGACGCCATGGAAGCGGGCGCCATTGCATCCTTTAACCGGGATGAAAAGCCCGGTTACGCCAGCGATGCGCTGGAGACCGTGCATCAAAAGTCCGTCAAAAAACGGAAGAAGGCTATTGAAGAAAGAAAAAAACTGGGCGGCGTCAATGTCAAAGTCGCCATGTAA
- a CDS encoding methyl viologen-reducing hydrogenase, with protein MPVKVASEWLNSCSGCEISVLDMGERLLDILAVADFVHIPALMDSKYFGQLGDGKHLDIPQADVGIISGGIRNEEHLEVAKVMRERCGFIIALGTCATHGGIPSLANSYTPEQIFERYYHTETTDPADCVPNQGLPALLESCDAVDQHIKVDLLVPGCPPHPDHIFSALVALVKGEAPVLPEKSVCDTCPTKREGKGDLAKKLKRFLEAPEYGAPDEPLDQMRCLLEQGFLCMGPVTRAGCGGDGILPRCISARVPCRGCYGPVRPDGNQRLDMLNALASNGIDVTTLPESASMLRFSGAHGRLRPARPKES; from the coding sequence ATGCCGGTAAAAGTCGCCAGTGAATGGCTAAACTCGTGTTCGGGATGCGAAATATCGGTTCTGGACATGGGAGAACGGCTTTTGGATATCTTGGCGGTCGCTGATTTCGTCCACATTCCGGCCTTGATGGACAGCAAGTATTTCGGCCAGCTCGGGGATGGAAAGCACCTGGACATCCCCCAAGCGGACGTAGGCATCATCAGCGGCGGAATTAGAAACGAGGAGCACCTGGAGGTCGCCAAGGTCATGCGCGAGCGTTGCGGGTTTATTATCGCACTGGGAACCTGCGCCACCCACGGGGGCATCCCCTCGCTCGCCAATTCATACACCCCGGAACAAATTTTCGAACGTTATTACCACACGGAAACCACGGATCCGGCGGATTGCGTACCCAACCAGGGCTTGCCCGCCCTGCTGGAATCGTGCGACGCCGTGGACCAGCACATCAAGGTGGACCTCCTGGTCCCGGGGTGCCCTCCCCATCCGGATCACATATTTTCGGCCCTGGTCGCCCTGGTCAAAGGCGAGGCTCCCGTCCTGCCGGAAAAAAGCGTGTGCGACACCTGCCCCACGAAACGGGAGGGCAAGGGAGATCTGGCCAAAAAGCTCAAGCGATTTCTGGAAGCTCCCGAATACGGAGCGCCTGACGAGCCCCTGGATCAGATGCGCTGCCTGCTCGAACAGGGTTTTTTGTGCATGGGGCCCGTTACAAGGGCCGGCTGCGGCGGCGACGGAATACTGCCCCGCTGCATTTCCGCCCGAGTCCCGTGCCGGGGATGTTACGGCCCGGTTCGTCCGGACGGCAACCAGCGTCTGGACATGCTCAACGCCCTGGCATCCAATGGAATCGATGTAACCACCTTGCCGGAAAGCGCTTCCATGCTGCGATTTTCCGGCGCTCACGGCCGCCTGCGTCCGGCGCGGCCAAAGGAGTCTTGA
- a CDS encoding FAD-dependent oxidoreductase → MEKTTPTGSVLVVGGGIAGIQATLDLADSGYRVHLVEKSAGIGGRMAQLDKTFPTNDCAMUIISPKLVECGRHLNVDLMTLSQVLSVAGNAGNYTVKVQRSPRYVDMDKCIACGLCAEKCPRPVADEFNEGVNNRKAIYIKYGQSVPLKYAIDPNACIYLTRGKCRACEKFCPTGAINFEDKAEIVELKVGAVVLAPGYQPYDPSGEDYYGYDSIADVVTSLEYERLLSASGPCMGHLMRPSDNREPKRIAWLQCVGSRNTNRCSNGYCSSVCCMYAVKQALVTAEHTEGDELSQTIFFMDLRSHGKEFERYYEDAKAKGVRFIRARPHTIDPLRGGSGVRMRYTTEDGRQLEEDFDLAVLSVGMEASQDNKALADIFDFSLDSYGFAKTAASNPVRVNDGVFVAGALHAPKAIPHAVTEASAAANEAARMLSEAKGALAVEKTYPDERDVADEEPRVGVFVCSCGINIAGVIDVNAVVEYAKGLDHVAFVENNLFTCSADTQELIRQKAEEMNLNRIVVAACTPRTHEPLFQETLKEAGLNAYLVEMANIRNQNSWVHQKEPEKATEKAKDQVRMAVAKAVRNKALTRLKVDVNQKALVIGGGVAGMTSALSLAEQGFPVALLEREDRLGGNARHVSATDFGDSVPPMLKDMIKKVEGHPDIRVHTNARLKTAVGSVGNFVSKFESNGETRAVTYGAAVIATGAKESIPDEYGFGSDPRIHTHLSFDKLMQEEVSTVQKADTVAFIQCVGSRDSRRPYCSRICCTHTMKAAIKLKTLNRAMQVVVFYRDIRTYGLREELYRKARELGVLFVRYSPDDKPQVRTTPEGVMVRGLDPISRFTLELEADYLVLAAAVEPHGNEELVELYKCGANADGFLNEAHPKLRPVDMSVDGLFVAGLCNYPKPMDEAISQAQAAAARAAVVLSRKEMLLDAIKSYVTEHCDGCALCVDVCPYRAIRLQESTGEDGRMHRMIQVDPALCKGCGVCAATCPKDGVRVHGFTKDQIKAQVASALESLSEGRA, encoded by the coding sequence ATGGAAAAAACAACTCCCACAGGTTCGGTCCTCGTGGTCGGGGGCGGCATCGCCGGGATCCAGGCCACGCTGGACCTGGCTGACTCGGGGTATCGGGTTCATCTGGTGGAAAAATCCGCGGGCATCGGAGGCCGGATGGCCCAGCTGGACAAAACCTTTCCCACCAACGACTGCGCCATGTGAATTATCTCGCCTAAATTGGTTGAGTGCGGTCGGCACTTAAACGTAGATCTCATGACCTTGTCCCAGGTCCTATCCGTCGCCGGAAATGCTGGAAATTACACAGTCAAGGTGCAGCGCAGCCCGCGCTATGTGGATATGGACAAATGCATCGCCTGCGGCCTGTGCGCGGAAAAATGCCCGCGCCCCGTGGCGGATGAATTCAATGAAGGCGTGAACAACCGCAAGGCCATATACATCAAATACGGCCAATCCGTCCCCCTGAAATACGCCATAGACCCCAACGCCTGCATCTACCTCACGCGGGGAAAATGCCGGGCCTGCGAAAAATTCTGTCCCACCGGCGCCATCAATTTCGAAGACAAGGCCGAAATCGTGGAATTAAAGGTGGGCGCCGTTGTGCTGGCGCCGGGATATCAGCCTTACGACCCTTCGGGAGAGGACTATTACGGCTACGACTCCATTGCGGACGTGGTCACCAGCCTGGAGTACGAACGCCTGCTGTCCGCCAGCGGCCCTTGCATGGGGCATCTCATGCGGCCTTCTGACAATCGGGAGCCCAAACGGATAGCCTGGCTCCAATGCGTGGGCTCGCGCAACACCAACCGTTGCAGCAACGGGTATTGCTCCAGCGTGTGCTGCATGTATGCGGTCAAACAGGCCCTGGTGACCGCCGAGCACACCGAAGGGGACGAGCTTTCCCAAACCATTTTCTTCATGGACCTCCGGAGCCACGGCAAGGAGTTCGAGCGCTATTACGAGGACGCCAAAGCCAAGGGCGTCCGCTTTATCAGGGCCAGGCCCCACACCATCGACCCTTTGCGCGGCGGATCGGGCGTGCGCATGCGGTATACCACCGAAGACGGCCGGCAGCTGGAGGAGGACTTTGATCTGGCCGTGCTTTCCGTGGGCATGGAGGCTTCGCAGGATAACAAAGCGCTGGCCGACATTTTCGATTTCAGCCTGGATTCCTACGGGTTCGCCAAAACCGCCGCCTCCAACCCGGTTCGGGTGAATGACGGCGTTTTCGTGGCCGGCGCTTTGCACGCTCCCAAGGCCATCCCCCATGCCGTCACGGAGGCTTCAGCAGCGGCCAACGAGGCGGCCCGCATGTTGTCGGAAGCCAAGGGCGCCCTGGCTGTGGAAAAAACCTACCCCGACGAAAGGGACGTGGCCGATGAAGAGCCGCGAGTGGGCGTCTTTGTATGCTCCTGCGGCATCAACATCGCCGGCGTCATCGATGTGAACGCCGTAGTGGAATACGCAAAAGGCCTCGACCATGTGGCGTTTGTGGAGAACAACCTGTTCACCTGCTCCGCCGACACCCAGGAGCTCATCCGGCAGAAAGCCGAAGAGATGAACCTCAACCGCATCGTGGTGGCCGCCTGCACCCCCCGCACCCATGAACCCCTTTTCCAGGAAACCCTGAAGGAAGCCGGGCTCAACGCCTACCTGGTGGAAATGGCCAATATCCGCAACCAGAACTCCTGGGTGCACCAGAAAGAGCCGGAAAAAGCCACGGAAAAAGCCAAGGATCAGGTGCGCATGGCTGTCGCCAAGGCGGTGCGCAACAAGGCGCTCACTCGCCTGAAAGTGGATGTGAACCAAAAGGCCCTGGTGATCGGCGGCGGCGTGGCCGGCATGACCTCCGCGTTGTCCCTGGCTGAGCAGGGTTTTCCCGTGGCTCTTCTGGAACGCGAGGACCGGCTGGGCGGAAACGCCCGCCATGTATCGGCCACGGACTTCGGCGATTCCGTCCCCCCCATGCTGAAAGACATGATCAAAAAGGTGGAGGGGCATCCGGACATTAGGGTGCACACCAACGCCCGCTTGAAAACGGCGGTGGGTTCGGTGGGCAATTTCGTCTCCAAGTTTGAATCCAACGGCGAAACCCGGGCCGTCACCTACGGCGCCGCCGTCATCGCCACGGGCGCCAAAGAATCGATCCCGGATGAATACGGTTTTGGGTCGGATCCCCGCATTCACACCCACCTTTCCTTTGACAAGCTGATGCAGGAAGAGGTTTCCACCGTGCAAAAGGCGGATACGGTCGCCTTTATCCAGTGCGTGGGATCGCGGGATTCCCGGCGGCCTTACTGCAGCCGCATCTGCTGCACCCATACGATGAAAGCAGCCATCAAGCTCAAGACCCTGAACAGGGCCATGCAGGTGGTGGTTTTCTATCGGGACATCCGCACTTACGGGTTGAGGGAGGAGTTGTACAGAAAGGCCAGGGAATTGGGAGTGCTTTTCGTCCGGTACAGCCCCGATGACAAACCCCAGGTAAGGACCACGCCGGAGGGCGTCATGGTTCGCGGCCTGGACCCCATCAGCCGTTTCACCCTGGAGCTTGAGGCCGATTACCTGGTCCTGGCCGCGGCTGTAGAGCCCCATGGCAATGAAGAGCTTGTGGAGCTGTACAAATGCGGCGCCAATGCGGACGGTTTCCTCAACGAGGCCCACCCCAAACTGCGTCCCGTGGATATGAGCGTGGACGGCCTTTTTGTAGCCGGGTTGTGCAACTATCCCAAGCCCATGGACGAGGCCATCTCACAGGCCCAGGCCGCGGCGGCCCGGGCGGCGGTTGTCCTTTCCCGCAAGGAAATGCTTCTGGACGCCATCAAATCCTATGTCACCGAGCATTGCGACGGTTGCGCCCTGTGCGTGGACGTGTGTCCCTACCGGGCCATCCGCTTGCAGGAAAGCACGGGGGAGGACGGCCGGATGCATCGCATGATCCAGGTTGACCCGGCCCTGTGCAAGGGCTGCGGCGTTTGCGCCGCCACCTGCCCCAAAGACGGAGTTCGGGTGCATGGGTTCACCAAGGATCAGATCAAAGCCCAGGTGGCCAGCGCCCTGGAAAGCCTGTCCGAGGGCCGGGCCTGA
- a CDS encoding hydrogenase iron-sulfur subunit has protein sequence MKQEFEPFIIGFLCNWCAYAGGDLAGVSRLQYPANMRAIRVMCSGMVSPDMVSDALLQGADGVLVMGUHLGECHYLEGNHIAASRAQAIRIVLEDMDIEPERFALEWVSSAEAPRFAEVVTRFTDKIKDLGPNPLRRYKASG, from the coding sequence ATGAAACAGGAATTTGAACCCTTTATTATCGGCTTTTTATGCAACTGGTGCGCTTACGCCGGCGGGGACCTTGCAGGGGTGTCCCGCCTGCAATATCCGGCGAACATGCGCGCCATCCGGGTGATGTGCTCGGGCATGGTTTCCCCGGACATGGTTTCCGACGCGTTGCTGCAAGGGGCGGACGGCGTCCTTGTGATGGGGTGACACCTGGGAGAATGCCATTACCTGGAAGGTAATCACATCGCAGCGTCAAGAGCCCAGGCGATTCGCATCGTCCTGGAAGACATGGACATAGAGCCGGAACGCTTCGCCCTGGAATGGGTGTCCTCCGCGGAAGCGCCCCGATTTGCCGAAGTGGTGACCCGGTTTACGGACAAGATAAAGGACCTGGGCCCCAACCCGCTCAGGCGGTACAAGGCCTCGGGATGA